Sequence from the Brevundimonas sp. SGAir0440 genome:
CGCACACCAGACGGCGCGGCGCACGCCGGATGTCGCCACCTTCACCGCCCTGTTCGAGGCGCGGCTGGTGGCCCTGTCCAACACGCAGAATCTGCTGACGGCCGCGAATTGGGAGCGTGTCGATCTGCGCGCCATGCTGGCTCAGGAACTGGCCCCCTATGCCGAGGAACAGGTTCGCCTGACCGGACCGGCCGTCGATCTGAACGCGCAGCAGACCCTGGGCATGGGCATGGTCTTTCACGAACTGGCGGTGAACGCCGCCAAATACGGCGCCCTGTCGAACGCCTCGGGCTGCGTGCGGGTCGACTGGTCCGTGGCGGAAGGCCATCTGCTGCTGGATTGGGTCGAAAGCGGCGGTCCGGCGGTGTCGCCGCCTCAACGCAAGGGCTTTGGTTCGGTGCTGATCGATTCGACCATCAACCGCTCGCTGCACGGCTCGGCGGTCATGACCTACGACCCCGAAGGCGCCAGTTTCAGCCTGCGTCTTCCGCTGTAGCCTACGTCAAAAACGGTCGTAGGTTTTGAATGTTCTCGTTTTGATCGATGAGAACATCTTGTGAACCGGAACAAACCATGCACATAGTCGGCCTCACGAAACGGGGGCGGGTCCAGGCGGGTCTCTCCCAAGCTTAATGACAGGAATCATGGCAAGGGAGACGAAGGCAATGGCTTCACAGGCGGCACTCAAGTTGGTGGGCAAGGACGACGGCGACAAGCAACGCGCCCTGGAGGCGGCGATCGCACAGATCGATCGCGCCTTCGGCAAGGGCTCGGTGATGAAGCTCGGCAAGGCCGGGCAGGTGAACGAGATCGAGAGCGTCTCGACCGGTTCGCTGGGCCTGGACATGGCGCTTGGCATCGGCGGTCTGCCGGTCGGGCGGGTGATCGAGGTGTTCGGCCCGGAATCCTCGGGCAAGACGACTTTGGCCCTGCACACCGTCGCCGAAGTGCAGAAGAAGGGCGGGGTCGCCGCTTTCGTCGACGCCGAACATGCGTTGGACCCGGTTTACGCCCAGAAGCTGGGCGTCAATCTGGACGACCTGCTGGTGTCGCAGCCCGATACCGGCGAGCAGGCGCTGGAAATCGTGGATACGCTGGTCCGATCGGGCGCCGTGGACATCGTGGTCGTCGACTCGGTCGCGGCCCTGACGCCGCGCGCCGAGATCGAGGGCGAGATGGGCGACAGCCTGCCGGGCCTTCAGGCGCGCTTGATGAGCCAGGCGCTGCGCAAGCTGACCGCCTCGATCTCCAAGTCGAAATGCATCGTCCTGTTCATCAACCAGATCCGTCACAAGATCGGCGTCATGTACGGCTCGCCTGAGACGACGACGGGCGGCAATGCGCTGAAGTTCTACGCCTCGGTGCGTCTGGACATCCGCCGCACTGGCGCGATCAAGAACCGCGACGAGGTGGTCGGCAACACCACCCGGGTCAAGGTGGTCAAGAACAAGGTCGCCCCGCCGTTTCGCGAGGTCATCTTCGACATCATGTACGGCGAGGGCATCTCCAAGCTGGGCGAGGTCATCGACCTGGGCGTCAAGGCCGGCATCATCGAGAAGTCGGGCAGCTGGTTCAGCTATGACTCCACCCGGATCGGTCAGGGCCGCGAGAATGTGCGCGAGTTCCTGAAACAGAACCCCGACATCGCCGCCTCGATCGAAAAGAACGTGCGCGCCTCGACCAACAAGATCGCCGACGAACTGCTGGGCACGCCCGAGCCGGACGAAGGCCAGGACCTGGAAGGCTGACGCCGGCCTCCGAGGCTGGGCGGACTGTCAGAGTTCATCCCGGTCTCGGTCTGGTCTTTTTCACCGCTACTCCGTCGCCCCTAGCGACCCGCCACCGACCCCGCGAAGGGCGGCGGAGCGACCCGCTCGACCTCGTGTCGGGCGGGTCTTTTTCTTGTCCGGGCCTGCGATTGCGATTGGCCCAGGGCCGCGCGATAACGATGGCCATGCGAAACCGCTTTGGGTGTCTGGCTTTGCTCGCCCTCTTGGTCTGCGCGCCTCTCGCGGGTTGGCAGACCTACCAATACGTTTGGTATCAAAGCCTCTTGCCTCATGGCGTCGAGGCAAGGTGGATCGAATATCGTAAGCAAGCGGCTTGGGGCTTCGGACCCGGCGCCGACGAGGTCGGACTGATCATATATCGGCTGGAGAAGGCTTCGCTTTCAAAGATCGAAGAAGGAGGATTGGCTTATCTGTCTGACGCTTCTGAAAGCCCGGTGCTGGTGAATGCATCTCAGCGGAAGGCGAATGAGCGTCGAACCTACTGGGACTGGAAGCGCACTCCGATCGTTCCATTGTGGTCTGGACATGGGGAGCATAACTGCGGCCGAGAGCCCGGCATCGGGGCCTTCCTGGATCGCAATTATTTCCGCTGCAAACTCGATCCGAAAACCGTGTCGCGGGTCAATGCCATCATAAGCTCTGACAATGCGTTTTACGCCCGTGGGCGAGGTGGGAGCGTCGTCATCGTGGCTCCGGTTGAGAAACGCGTGATCCTAGCGTACAGCGGCTAGCAACCCTTCTAAACGAAAACGGGCGACCCGAAGGCCGCCCGTTCTGTCGTCTGTCGATGTCCGCAGCCGATCAGGCGGCGGCCTTCTCCGGGGCGAACTTACCGTAGAAGGTTTCGTTCTTCGCGGCCATGTCTCGCAGCAACTGCGGGACCTTGAAGCGGTCGCCATAGGTCGCGGCTAGACGGTCGGCGGTCTCGACGAACTTGGCCAGACCGATGCCGTCGATCATGCTGATCGGACCGCCGGTCCAGGGCGCGAAGCCCCAGCCCAGGATGGCGCCCAGATCGGCTTCGCGCGGATCGTCGATGACGCCCTCTTCCCAGCAGCGGGCCACTTCGACGGCCTGACGATACAGCAGGCGCGTCTTCAGCTCGTCGATCTGGGCGAAGGCGGTCGGCTCTTCCGGCTGGTCGATGCCTTTGGTTGTCGGGGCCAGTTCGCCCAGACCCTTCCAGATCGTCTTGGGCTTCTGATCGTAGTCGTAGAAGCCCTTGCCGTTCTTGCGACCGAAGCGACCGCCCTCGACCATCTTGGCGACGATGTCGGCGCCTTCCGATGGGACGTATTTGTCGCCCAGATCCAGCGCCGTCTGTTTGGCGATCTTGTAGGACAGGTCCAGGGCGACGTCGTCGTGCATCTCCAGCGGGCCGCGCGGCATGCCGGTCATGCGACCGACATTGTCGATCAAGGCGGGGCCATAGCCCTCTTCCAGCATCGCCATGCCCTCCATCAGGAAGGTGGAGAAGCAGCGCGAGGTGTAGAAGCCGCGGCTGTCGTTGACGACGATCGGCGTCTTCTTGATCTTCAGCACATAGTCCAGCGCCTTGGCGATGGCGGCCTGACCCGTCTTTTCGCCCAGGATGATCTCGACCAGCATCATCTTGTCGACGGGCGAGAAGAAGTGGATGCCGATGAAGTCCTCGGGCCGCACAGAGGCCTCGGCCAGGCCGGTGATCGGCAGGGTCGAGGTGTTGGAGCCGAAGACGGCGCCCTCGGCCAGTTGCGCCTCGGCGCGCTTGGTCACGTCGGCCTTGATCTCGCGGTTCTCGAACACGGCCTCGACGACCAGATCGGAACCTTTGATCAGCTCATAATCCGTCGTCGCCGTGACTGAACCCAGCAGGGCGTCATACTTCTCCTGCGTCAGCTGACCGCGCGACAGGCGCTTCTTCAGCAGTTCCTCGACGTGGGCCTTGCCCTTGTCGGCGGCTTCCTGGGTCTGGTCGATCAGGATGGTCTCGATGCCGGCCAGCGCCTGCACATAGGCGATGCCCGCGCCCATCATGCCGGCGCCGATGACCGTGACCTTCTTCGGATCGGACTTCGGCACGCCGGCCGGGCGAACGGCGCCCTTGTCCAGTTCCTGTTTGGACAGGAACAGCGAATGGATCATGGCCTGGGCCTGCGGCGTCATCAGGGTCTTGATGAAGTAGCGGGTCTCGATGCGCAGGGCCGCGTCCATCGGCACCTGGGCGCCCTCGTAAACGGCCTTCATCAGGTTCACCACGGCCGGATAGTTGCCGTAGGACTGCTTGCGCAGCATGGCGTTGCCGACCATGAAGTTCTGAATGCCGGCCGGGTGATAGGGGCCGCCGCCGGGTAGTTTGAACGCCTTCTCGTCCCAGGGCTGGACGGCTTTGCCGCCATTCTTGATCCAGGCCTTGGCGGCCTCGACCGACTGGCCCTTTTCGACCACCTCGTGGACGATGCCGGCGCCCTTGGCGTCGTTCGGGCGGAAGGACTTGCCCTCGCTCATCGCCATCATGGCGTTCTGGACGCCGACCAGACGGGTCAGGCGCTGGGTGCCGCCGCCCCCGGGGAACAGACCGACCTTGATCTCGGGCAGGCCCAGCTGGATCTTGTTGTCGTTCTCGACCACGCGGTAGTGGGCCGCCAGGGTGAACTCCAGTCCGCCGCCCAAGGCCAGGCCGTTGATCGCGGCCGCGATCGGCTTGCCCGAGGTTTCCAGCGCACGGAAGGCGCCGTTCAGCTTCCAGCCGGCGTCAAACGCCTTTTGCAGGTCGCCGCCGCCCGACAGCACGCCGCCGGCCATGTCGCCCAGATCCGCCCCGGCGCAGAAGCCCGAGGCCTTGCCCGAGGTGATGACGGCGCCCTTGATGGCGTCGTCGGTCTTGATGCGTTCGACCAGCTCGGGGATTTCCTTCATCACCGAGGAGGTCAGGGTGTTCATCGAACGGCCCGGAACGTCAAAGGTGATCAGGGCGATGCCGTCGGCGTCGACGTCGATCTTGAAGTTTTCCATATCCATTTGCTCCTGGATCAGACGCGTTCGATGACGGTGGCGGTGCCCATGCCGCCGCCGATGCACAGGGTGACTAGGGCGGTCGACTTGTTCGAGCGCTCCAGCTCGTCCAGCGCGATGCCGGTGATCATGGCGCCGGTGGCGCCGAGCGGGTGGCCCATCGAGATGCCGCCGCCGTTCACATTCATCTTGGCGTGGTCGATGTCGAGCGCCTGCATGTAGCGCAGGACGACGGCGGCGAAGGCCTCGTTCAGCTCCCACAGGTCGATGTCGTCGGGCGTCATGCCCAGCTTGTTCAGCAGTTTGCGGGTCACATATTCCGGGCCGGTCAGCATGATCGACGGCTCCGAGCCGATCGAGGCGCCGCCCAGGATCTTGGCGCGCGGCTTCAGGCCCAGGGCCTGGCCGGCTTCCAGCGAACCGATCAGCACGCCGGCCGAACCGTCGACGATGCCGGACGAGTTGCCTGGCGTGTGGACGTGATTGACGCGCTCGACTTCGGGGTAGCGCTGGTTGATCACGCCGTCGAAGGCCATTTCGCCCATCATGGCGAAGGAGGGGTTCAGGCCGCCGAGCGCCTGCATGTCCGTGTTCGGACGGATCGTCTCGTCATGATCCAGAATGGTCAGGCCCAACTGGTCCTTGACGCCGATCACCGAGTTCTTGAACCGGCCCTCGGCCCAGGCCTTGGCTGCGCGCTTGTGGCTCTCGACCGAATAGGCGTCCACGTCGTCGCGGCTGAAGCCGTATTTGGTGGCGATCATGTCCGCCGAGACGCCCTGCGGCACGAAATAGGTCGGGAAGGCCGACGAAGGATCGGTCGGCCAGGCGCCCATGTCCGAACCCATCGGCACGCGGCTCATGACCTCGACGCCGCCGCCGACGGCGAAGTCGGCCTCGCCGGACTTCACCTTGGCCGTCGCCATGTTCACGGCTTCCAGGCCCGAGGCGCAGAAGCGGTTGATCTGGACGCCCGCCGTATATTGCGACCAGCCGGCCGAAAGCACGGCCGTGCGCGCGATGTCGGCGCCGAGTTCGCCCACGGGCGTGACGCAGCCCAGGATGACGTCGTCGACCTTGGAGGTGTCCAGGTCGTTGCGGTCGCGCAGGGCTTCCAGCACCTGGGTCGCCAGGCTGAGGCCGGTGATCTCGTGCAGCGAGCCGTCCTTCTTGCCCTTGCCGCGCGGCGTGCGGACGGCGTCGTAGATATAGGCGTCAGCCATGGAAGTGCGTCTCCATCTTTGGGCCCATCCTCAACGTGCGGCAGGTCGCGGCACGACGGACAGGGCGGTTCCAAGCGTGGACGCCAAGAACCCTACGTTTACGTCAACGTCAAGTAATAAGCCGCGTGATCGCGACCGCTTGAGGCGGATGCTTCGCCGGATTGACGGTATGACGGCGTGGGAACGCCGGCCGAGCGCCGGCTATCAGCGGGGCGGAATACGGGTGGCGCCGCCGGTGATCTTGCAGGCGTATTCGGTCTGCGGGCGCCCGGTCTGAACGCCCGTGGGCGTCAGAATGCCTTGGTCCCGCGTGCAAGCCGCTTCCAGGGCGTTCAGCTCCTGCTGATAGCTATTGGTCGCCCCCATCGTGCCGCAGCCTGAAAGCAGCGGCAGGACAACGGCGGCGGAAAGGATGAGGATACGCATGGTTCGCTGCTCCCTTTGGAGCGTCAACCGCTCCGCATAGCCCCCGGCCCTCAAAGACTACTGCGTCGCCGACAGCCTGACCAGCTTACCGTTCTGCTCGTCGGTGATGGCCCAGACCGATCCGTCGGCGCCGACCGCCACATCGCGTATGCGTTCGCCCAGGTCCGTCAGCAGGCGCTCTTCGCCCACTACCCGGTCGTTCTGGATGACCAGACGCGCGATATGTTTTTCCTTCAGGCCCGCGACCAGCAGGTTGCCGTCCCAGCCGGGGAACATGGCGCCTTGATAGAAGGTCGCGCCGCCGGGCGCGATCACCGGATCCCAGTAATAGACGGGCTGTTCGGTGCCGTCCTTTTGCGTCGCGCCGCTGTTGATCGCCCCGCCCGCATATTCGACGCCGTAGGCCGCATCCGGCCAGCCGTAGTTGGCGCCGGGCTTGTCCAGATTGACCTCGTCGCCGCCGCGCGTGCCATGTTCGATGGTCCAGATGGCGCCTGTTCCCGGCTGAACGGCGACGCCCTGAACGTTGCGGTGCCCCAGGCTCCAGATTTCCGGCAGGGCTCCGGCGCGGCCGACGAAGGGATTGTCCTGCGGGACCGTGCCGTCGGCGTTGATGCGGATGGTCTTGCCCATGTGCGAGCCCAGATCCTGCGCCTGGGGCCGCATCGGCTTGTCGGAGCGTTCGCCCAGGGTGATGAACAGCTTGCCGTCCGGCGCGAAGGCCAGGGACGATCCGAAATGCTTATCGCCGTCATAGACGGGCAGGGCGCGGAAGATGACCTGGACGTTTTCGACACGCGAACCGTCGTCCGACAGACGCCCGCGCGCGACCGAGGTGGCGTTGCCGCCCTCGCGGGGTTCGGCGTAGCTCCAATAGATCATGTGATCCTGCGCAAAGCTCGGCCCGACGATGACGTCCAGCAGACCGCCCTGACCGCGCGCATCAACGGCAGGCAAGCCCGTGACCGGTTCGCCGACCTGGCCTTGGGCGGTGATGATGCGCAGACGACCCGGCTTTTCAGTCACCAGCCAGCGACCGTCGGGCAGGGCCGCCAAACCCCAGGGGTGGACAAGGCCCGAGGCCACCACCGTGTGGGTCATGGCCTGTTCGGTCTTGACGCCCGGCGCGCGGGTCTGGCCGGCGAAGGCTGGTTGTTGATCAGGATTGTTCGCCGGACGCGTTTCCAGCGGGGCCCCGGCCTGAGGTGCGGCAACGGCGCTCTCGCTATTTGCGCCACAGGCGGCGGCGAGAACGAGCAGGGATGTCGAGGCGGCGGCGACGATCAGGCGCATGAAGGGAGAGCTCCGGCTGGGCTGTAGGCAGTCGTTACGAAACGGCGAGGCCAGCGTTACCGTTCCTGGCTCAGACCGTCTTGCGCTCTATCGCCGCAGGTTCTGGTCCGAGACGACTTGAACCGCGCGCCCGACGGCGATATAGGCACGCCTCTTTCGCGCTGGCCCCGGCCGCGCGCAGGGCCCGGGACTGGGTAGCTCAGATGGTTAGAGCGGTGGATTCATAACCCACAGGTCGGCGGTTCGATCCCGCCTCCAGTCACCATTTCCACTATGCTGAGCAAAGTCGTCAGTTCAAAGCGGTCCAGGCGGAATGCCGACGATCGAGCGGTCGTATTGCACGGCGTCTCGGCTCTGAATTTCGCGAAGTTCCTTGCGCTTGGCCTCGACCAGAGCAGCATATTGCTCAGGCGTATAGCAGATGGTCTGCTCAAGCCTACGACCTGTCAGGGCTCGCCGCTCGCAGACGCGGCGCGCCCGGGGAGGGGGCGCTGCTTGGTCCTCAGCGGCAACCTGAGGTGACGGCGCCGTCGTCGCTGGAGGGGTTTGAGCTAATGCTTGCAATGCTAGCGTGGATGCAAAGGCCAATGATGTTGCGAACATGCGTGTCTCCTTGATGATCTACGGTCTCATGTCTCGTCCCAACTAGCAAATACAACGCGCGCAGCGATCGATCGTGAGTTGCGCGTAACGACTGCCGTTGCTTTGGCTGGCTGCAACCTGCGCCGTTGTGCTGCGTTTTTCGGTCGAGCTTTCAACCTTGACCGGAGTTTCGTCGTGACGATCCCAACCAAAGCCCTGATGGCGGCCGTCGCCGCAATGACGCTGGGCGCAGCCGCCTGCACCCAGGCCGAGCAAGAAAAGACCGAGGCGCATGCGGAAGCTGCCGCCGACAAGACGGCCGATGTCGCGTCTCAGGCCGGGGAAGTGATCGAGGGCGGCGCGATGAAGGCGGCGCAAGCGGTCGAGAGCGGCGCCGGTAAGGTCGCCGACAAGCTGGAAAACGAACAGGCGGAAGCGGCGGCCGAGGGCAAGCCCGGCGCAATCGATCCTGCGACCGATCAGCGCGTGCCGGCCAATAACAACTAAGGTCGATCAGGCGGGGGGCGGCGCTGCGCCCTCCGCCAGGATCGCATCGATCAGGGCCCGGGCTTCCGGGCTGGACCAGTCCGCCTCACCTTTCATCACGGCGCGGATGCGGCCCTGACGATCCAGGACGATGGTCTGCGGCATGGCCCCCTTGCCGGGAAACTCGAACGGCAGCTGGAACTTGGCGTCGCTGTAGAAGGGCAGGGGCGCGTGGTCGGCCAAGAAGCGTTTCGCCTCGGCTGCGGCTTCGGGCGTGGCGTCGACGTTGATCGGCAGGACAACCAGATCCTCCTTCGTCTCATAGGCCTTCGCCAGCGCCTGGAGCGTGGGCATCTCCGCCTTGCACGGCGCGCACCACATCGCCCACAGATTTACGATCACGACCTTGCCCTGGAAGGCCGAGAAGCGAACGGCCGTGCCGGTGCGGTCGCGAAACGCGTATTCGGGCGCCGACTTCGCCTCAGCCGGGGTTGATAGCGCGGCCAGGGATCCGATCGCGAAGCGCGCCAGGTTGCTTTTTGGCGCCGCAGCGGCGGTTGTCGTCTGTTCGACTTGCGCCTTCTGGCGATGATTGGCGTATAGCGACATCGCCATGCCGCCGGCGCCGGCGATGGTGCTGACGACCACGACCGCGCCGACGACCGCCCAGATCGCCTTTCTTGAGCCGCTCATGACCGAAACACCTTCTTCCGACGCCAATCCATCCGGCGGTTCGACTGCGCCGGTGAAGCCCGCGGGTCAAGACATGTGGGGCGGACGCTTTTCGTCGCGCCCCGCCGAGATCATGCAGGCGATCAACGTCTCCATCGGCGTTGACCAGCGCCTGTGGCGTCAGGATCTGGCCGGATCGCGGGCGCACTGCCGCATGCTGGCCAAGCAAGGCATTATCCAGCAGGCCGATGCGGACGCGATCCTGGGCGGGCTGGACGCCATCCAGTCCGAGATCGAGGCCGGGACCTTCCCCTTCCGGGATCAGTTTGAGGACATCCACATGAATGTGGAGGCGCGTCTCAATGAACTGATCGGCGAGCCGTCCGGCCGGCTGCACACGGCGCGCAGCCGCAACGATCAGGTCGCGGTCGATTTCCGCCTGTGGGTCCGCGACGCCTGCGATCGCTCGGTGGCGCAGTTGAAGGCGCTGCAGGGCACCCTGTTGACGCGCGCCGAACAGCATGCCGGCGACCTGATGCCCGGCTTCACCCATTTGCAGACCGCCCAGCCCGTGACCCTGGGTCACCATCTGATGGCCTATGTCGAGATGTTCGGCCGTGATGCCGGACGTTTCGCCGACGCCCGCGCTCGGATGAACGAAAGCCCGCTGGGGGCGGCGGCCCTGGCCGGTTCGCCCTTCCCCATCGATCGTCAGGCGACGGCGGCGGATCTGGGTTTCGACAGGCCGATGGCCAACAGCCTGGACGCCGTGTCGGACCGCGACTTCGCGCTGGAAAGCCTGGCGGCCGCCTCGATCACCGCGGGGCATCTGTCGCGCTTGGCCGAGGAGATCGTGGTGTGGATGACGCCGATGTTCGGTTTCGCCAGCCTGCCCGACGACCTGACCACCGGCTCGTCGATCATGCCGCAGAAGCGCAATCCCGACGCCGCCGAACTGGTGCGGGCCAAGACCGGACGGATCATGGGTTCTCTGGTCGCCCTGTCCACGGTGATGAAGGGCCTGCCGCTGGCCTATTCCAAGGATATGCAGGAGGACAAGCCGCCGGT
This genomic interval carries:
- the recA gene encoding recombinase RecA encodes the protein MASQAALKLVGKDDGDKQRALEAAIAQIDRAFGKGSVMKLGKAGQVNEIESVSTGSLGLDMALGIGGLPVGRVIEVFGPESSGKTTLALHTVAEVQKKGGVAAFVDAEHALDPVYAQKLGVNLDDLLVSQPDTGEQALEIVDTLVRSGAVDIVVVDSVAALTPRAEIEGEMGDSLPGLQARLMSQALRKLTASISKSKCIVLFINQIRHKIGVMYGSPETTTGGNALKFYASVRLDIRRTGAIKNRDEVVGNTTRVKVVKNKVAPPFREVIFDIMYGEGISKLGEVIDLGVKAGIIEKSGSWFSYDSTRIGQGRENVREFLKQNPDIAASIEKNVRASTNKIADELLGTPEPDEGQDLEG
- a CDS encoding 3-hydroxyacyl-CoA dehydrogenase NAD-binding domain-containing protein; translated protein: MENFKIDVDADGIALITFDVPGRSMNTLTSSVMKEIPELVERIKTDDAIKGAVITSGKASGFCAGADLGDMAGGVLSGGGDLQKAFDAGWKLNGAFRALETSGKPIAAAINGLALGGGLEFTLAAHYRVVENDNKIQLGLPEIKVGLFPGGGGTQRLTRLVGVQNAMMAMSEGKSFRPNDAKGAGIVHEVVEKGQSVEAAKAWIKNGGKAVQPWDEKAFKLPGGGPYHPAGIQNFMVGNAMLRKQSYGNYPAVVNLMKAVYEGAQVPMDAALRIETRYFIKTLMTPQAQAMIHSLFLSKQELDKGAVRPAGVPKSDPKKVTVIGAGMMGAGIAYVQALAGIETILIDQTQEAADKGKAHVEELLKKRLSRGQLTQEKYDALLGSVTATTDYELIKGSDLVVEAVFENREIKADVTKRAEAQLAEGAVFGSNTSTLPITGLAEASVRPEDFIGIHFFSPVDKMMLVEIILGEKTGQAAIAKALDYVLKIKKTPIVVNDSRGFYTSRCFSTFLMEGMAMLEEGYGPALIDNVGRMTGMPRGPLEMHDDVALDLSYKIAKQTALDLGDKYVPSEGADIVAKMVEGGRFGRKNGKGFYDYDQKPKTIWKGLGELAPTTKGIDQPEEPTAFAQIDELKTRLLYRQAVEVARCWEEGVIDDPREADLGAILGWGFAPWTGGPISMIDGIGLAKFVETADRLAATYGDRFKVPQLLRDMAAKNETFYGKFAPEKAAA
- a CDS encoding acetyl-CoA C-acetyltransferase, which translates into the protein MADAYIYDAVRTPRGKGKKDGSLHEITGLSLATQVLEALRDRNDLDTSKVDDVILGCVTPVGELGADIARTAVLSAGWSQYTAGVQINRFCASGLEAVNMATAKVKSGEADFAVGGGVEVMSRVPMGSDMGAWPTDPSSAFPTYFVPQGVSADMIATKYGFSRDDVDAYSVESHKRAAKAWAEGRFKNSVIGVKDQLGLTILDHDETIRPNTDMQALGGLNPSFAMMGEMAFDGVINQRYPEVERVNHVHTPGNSSGIVDGSAGVLIGSLEAGQALGLKPRAKILGGASIGSEPSIMLTGPEYVTRKLLNKLGMTPDDIDLWELNEAFAAVVLRYMQALDIDHAKMNVNGGGISMGHPLGATGAMITGIALDELERSNKSTALVTLCIGGGMGTATVIERV
- a CDS encoding PQQ-dependent sugar dehydrogenase, whose product is MRLIVAAASTSLLVLAAACGANSESAVAAPQAGAPLETRPANNPDQQPAFAGQTRAPGVKTEQAMTHTVVASGLVHPWGLAALPDGRWLVTEKPGRLRIITAQGQVGEPVTGLPAVDARGQGGLLDVIVGPSFAQDHMIYWSYAEPREGGNATSVARGRLSDDGSRVENVQVIFRALPVYDGDKHFGSSLAFAPDGKLFITLGERSDKPMRPQAQDLGSHMGKTIRINADGTVPQDNPFVGRAGALPEIWSLGHRNVQGVAVQPGTGAIWTIEHGTRGGDEVNLDKPGANYGWPDAAYGVEYAGGAINSGATQKDGTEQPVYYWDPVIAPGGATFYQGAMFPGWDGNLLVAGLKEKHIARLVIQNDRVVGEERLLTDLGERIRDVAVGADGSVWAITDEQNGKLVRLSATQ
- a CDS encoding TlpA disulfide reductase family protein, translating into MSGSRKAIWAVVGAVVVVSTIAGAGGMAMSLYANHRQKAQVEQTTTAAAAPKSNLARFAIGSLAALSTPAEAKSAPEYAFRDRTGTAVRFSAFQGKVVIVNLWAMWCAPCKAEMPTLQALAKAYETKEDLVVLPINVDATPEAAAEAKRFLADHAPLPFYSDAKFQLPFEFPGKGAMPQTIVLDRQGRIRAVMKGEADWSSPEARALIDAILAEGAAPPPA
- the argH gene encoding argininosuccinate lyase, with amino-acid sequence MTETPSSDANPSGGSTAPVKPAGQDMWGGRFSSRPAEIMQAINVSIGVDQRLWRQDLAGSRAHCRMLAKQGIIQQADADAILGGLDAIQSEIEAGTFPFRDQFEDIHMNVEARLNELIGEPSGRLHTARSRNDQVAVDFRLWVRDACDRSVAQLKALQGTLLTRAEQHAGDLMPGFTHLQTAQPVTLGHHLMAYVEMFGRDAGRFADARARMNESPLGAAALAGSPFPIDRQATAADLGFDRPMANSLDAVSDRDFALESLAAASITAGHLSRLAEEIVVWMTPMFGFASLPDDLTTGSSIMPQKRNPDAAELVRAKTGRIMGSLVALSTVMKGLPLAYSKDMQEDKPPVFEAFDALDLALVAMTAMVSALQPNTERMAQAAGAGFSTATDLADWLVRELNLPFRKAHHVTGAAVKRAEELGVDLSQLPLEEMQKLEPGITEAVYKVLTAEASCQSRQSYGGTAPEQVRARIADWRDRL